A section of the Sphaerobacter thermophilus DSM 20745 genome encodes:
- the gmd gene encoding GDP-mannose 4,6-dehydratase, translating to MKTALITGITGQDGSYLAEFLLEKGYRVVGMQRRTSTETVGRIAHLMDKIELVQGDLLDQLSLIDLIQRYQPDEVYNLAAQSFVPTSWQQPVLTGEFTALGVTRMLEAIRLVKPDARFYQASSSEMFGKVREVPQRETTPFYPRSPYGVSKVYGHWITVNYRESYNLFACSGILFNHESPRRGLEFVTRKVTHGVARIKLGLAKELRLGNLDAQRDWGYAPDYVRAMWLMLQQDEPDDFVVATGKTHTVRRLCELAFDVVGLNWEDYVVVDPKFLRPAEVDLLVGDATRARTILGWEPTVSFEEMVEIMVDADLRMLRGDSAPAGMIGPMPVR from the coding sequence ATGAAGACAGCACTGATCACCGGCATCACCGGGCAGGACGGGTCCTACCTCGCCGAGTTCCTCCTCGAAAAGGGCTATCGCGTCGTCGGCATGCAGCGGCGCACCAGCACCGAAACCGTCGGGCGCATCGCCCACTTGATGGACAAGATCGAGCTGGTCCAGGGCGACCTGCTCGACCAGCTCTCGCTGATCGACCTGATCCAGCGCTACCAGCCGGACGAGGTGTACAACCTGGCCGCGCAGTCGTTCGTGCCGACCTCCTGGCAGCAGCCGGTCCTGACCGGCGAGTTCACCGCTCTCGGCGTTACCCGGATGCTGGAGGCGATCCGGCTGGTGAAGCCCGATGCTCGCTTCTACCAGGCTAGCTCGTCGGAGATGTTCGGCAAGGTCCGCGAGGTGCCGCAGCGCGAGACGACCCCGTTCTACCCTCGCTCCCCCTATGGCGTGAGCAAGGTCTACGGGCACTGGATCACCGTGAACTACCGCGAGAGCTATAACCTCTTCGCCTGTTCAGGGATCCTCTTCAACCACGAGAGCCCCCGCCGCGGCCTGGAGTTCGTCACTCGCAAGGTGACCCACGGCGTCGCGCGGATCAAGCTGGGGCTCGCCAAGGAGCTGCGCCTGGGCAACCTTGACGCCCAGCGCGACTGGGGGTACGCGCCCGACTACGTCCGCGCCATGTGGCTCATGCTCCAGCAAGACGAGCCGGACGACTTTGTCGTCGCCACCGGGAAGACCCACACCGTCCGCCGGCTCTGCGAACTCGCCTTCGACGTCGTGGGGCTGAACTGGGAGGACTACGTCGTCGTCGATCCCAAGTTCCTCCGGCCGGCTGAAGTCGACCTCCTGGTCGGCGACGCTACCCGCGCCCGCACCATCCTCGGCTGGGAGCCGACCGTCAGCTTCGAGGAGATGGTGGAGATCATGGTCGACGCCGATCTCCGCATGCTCCGCGGCGACAGCGCCCCCGCCGGGATGATCGGCCCGATGCCCGTCCGCTGA
- a CDS encoding aldehyde dehydrogenase family protein, with amino-acid sequence MSAQVSETRYRNYIGGEWVMPSGAELRPNQNPADTREVLGEFPRSSEEDVARAVEAAAEALPGWRRTSGPQRSAILTKAAEILERRAQEIGEVLTREEGKTIGEGVGEVLRGVQILRFYAGEPLRPIGENYASANPDTFLYTERVPVGVVGVITPWNFPVAIPIWKLAPCLAYGNTAVFKPAELTPLTAHLITEVFAEAGLPPGVLNLVHGPGQVVGEALARHPKVNAITFTGSNAVGRHLYQIASARGAKVQLELGGKNPVVIAEDADLAQAVEIVTSGAMRSTGQKCTATSRVIVAEPLLKEFTEALVERAKSITVGPGIDPATYMGPLVSEERRESVLRYIEIGKQEGAKLLTGGEPLTGPEHKHGFFVAPTVFADVEPTMRIAQEEIFGPVVGVIRARSLDEAIEIANGVDFGLSASIITRDIRKAFHFIRSVEAGIVHVNSETAGAEPHVPFGGMKGSSSYSREQGRAAMEFFTQTKTVYLDLPPA; translated from the coding sequence ATGAGCGCGCAGGTGAGCGAGACCCGCTATCGAAATTATATCGGCGGTGAGTGGGTGATGCCCAGCGGGGCGGAACTCCGGCCGAACCAGAATCCGGCCGATACCCGCGAGGTGCTGGGTGAGTTCCCACGCTCCAGCGAGGAGGACGTCGCGCGGGCCGTCGAGGCGGCCGCGGAGGCGTTGCCCGGCTGGCGGCGGACCTCCGGTCCCCAGCGCAGCGCCATCCTGACCAAAGCGGCGGAGATCCTGGAGCGGCGCGCCCAGGAGATCGGCGAGGTGCTGACCCGCGAGGAGGGGAAGACCATCGGCGAGGGCGTGGGCGAGGTACTGCGCGGCGTGCAGATCCTCCGCTTCTACGCCGGGGAGCCGCTGCGGCCAATCGGGGAGAACTACGCCAGTGCGAACCCCGACACGTTCCTCTACACTGAGCGGGTCCCGGTGGGCGTCGTCGGGGTCATTACCCCCTGGAACTTCCCGGTGGCGATCCCGATCTGGAAGCTGGCCCCCTGCCTGGCTTACGGCAACACGGCGGTGTTCAAGCCGGCCGAGTTGACACCGCTCACGGCCCACCTGATCACCGAGGTCTTCGCCGAGGCGGGGCTGCCACCCGGCGTGCTCAACCTGGTGCACGGCCCAGGCCAGGTGGTCGGTGAGGCCCTCGCCCGTCACCCGAAGGTGAACGCGATTACCTTCACCGGCTCCAACGCTGTTGGTCGGCACCTGTACCAGATCGCGAGCGCCCGCGGCGCCAAGGTGCAGCTCGAACTGGGCGGGAAGAACCCGGTGGTCATCGCCGAGGACGCCGACCTGGCGCAGGCGGTCGAGATCGTCACCTCCGGCGCCATGCGCTCGACCGGGCAGAAGTGCACCGCCACCAGCCGGGTGATCGTAGCCGAGCCGCTGCTGAAGGAGTTCACCGAGGCGCTGGTGGAACGCGCCAAGTCGATCACGGTCGGTCCCGGGATCGACCCGGCGACGTACATGGGTCCGCTGGTCTCCGAGGAGCGGCGGGAGTCGGTGCTGCGCTACATCGAGATTGGCAAGCAGGAGGGGGCGAAGCTCCTGACCGGCGGTGAGCCGCTGACCGGGCCTGAGCACAAGCATGGTTTCTTCGTTGCGCCCACGGTCTTTGCCGACGTCGAACCCACCATGCGCATCGCCCAGGAGGAGATCTTCGGCCCGGTGGTCGGCGTGATCCGTGCCCGATCGCTGGACGAGGCCATCGAGATCGCCAACGGTGTCGACTTCGGGCTGAGCGCCTCGATCATCACGCGCGACATCCGCAAGGCGTTCCACTTTATCCGCTCGGTCGAGGCGGGCATCGTGCATGTGAACTCTGAGACCGCCGGGGCCGAGCCGCACGTGCCGTTCGGCGGCATGAAGGGGTCCAGCTCCTACTCGCGCGAGCAAGGCCGCGCCGCCATGGAGTTCTTCACCCAGACGAAGACGGTGTATTTGGATCTGCCGCCGGCGTAG
- a CDS encoding M20/M25/M40 family metallo-hydrolase has protein sequence MSLSEQVRASIEAHKPALIETLFRLLRQPSVSAQGLGVAECAEVLRDIMEEHGIAARVIPTAGHPVVYGEYPVEGATNTLLVYGHYDVQPPEPYEAWISPPFEPEIRDGRIYARGTGDNKGQLLTHVLAVKLLADLGLMPKVNLKFIFEGEEESLSPSLPAFLREHADLLRADAFYAADGPMHPSGRPVVFFGVRGVVGIELVARGANRDLHSGEFGGPVPNPAWTLVELLHTMRLPDERVAIEGFYDRVVPPTPYERELLERIPFDPEEVKRDLGISAFAGPPDLSWYEQLMFQPTLTISGMACGYTGPGVKGVLPSEAVVRLEARLVADQDPDDIFAKVARHVRRYAPDVEVRLLSRSAPQKTSPELPVSQAIVAAIADAYGVEPVVKPVLGASAPSYLFAETLGLPVIWATYANYDENNHSPNENITVECFLNGIVASALVFDRVAKLDPAQLRS, from the coding sequence ATGTCACTTAGCGAGCAAGTCCGCGCGAGCATCGAGGCGCACAAGCCGGCACTGATCGAGACGCTCTTCCGGCTGCTCCGGCAGCCGTCGGTCAGCGCCCAGGGTCTGGGAGTGGCCGAGTGTGCCGAGGTGCTGCGCGACATTATGGAGGAGCACGGCATCGCGGCGCGGGTGATCCCCACTGCCGGCCATCCGGTGGTCTACGGCGAGTATCCGGTCGAGGGAGCTACCAACACCCTGCTGGTCTACGGGCACTACGATGTGCAGCCGCCGGAGCCGTACGAGGCCTGGATCTCACCGCCGTTCGAGCCGGAGATCCGCGACGGCCGGATCTACGCCCGGGGCACGGGCGACAACAAAGGCCAGTTGCTCACCCACGTGCTGGCGGTCAAGCTCCTCGCGGACCTGGGGCTGATGCCGAAGGTCAACCTCAAGTTCATCTTCGAGGGCGAGGAAGAGAGCCTCAGCCCCAGCTTGCCGGCGTTCCTGCGGGAGCATGCCGACTTGCTCCGCGCGGACGCGTTCTACGCGGCCGACGGGCCGATGCACCCCTCGGGGCGACCGGTGGTCTTTTTCGGCGTGCGAGGCGTGGTCGGCATCGAACTCGTCGCCCGCGGGGCCAATCGCGACCTGCACTCGGGCGAGTTCGGCGGGCCGGTGCCCAACCCGGCCTGGACGCTGGTCGAGCTGCTGCACACGATGCGCCTCCCCGACGAGCGGGTGGCGATCGAGGGATTCTATGACCGCGTGGTGCCTCCGACCCCCTACGAGCGGGAGCTGCTGGAGCGCATTCCGTTCGATCCCGAGGAGGTGAAGCGGGATCTGGGCATCAGCGCCTTCGCCGGTCCGCCCGACCTGTCGTGGTACGAGCAGTTGATGTTCCAGCCGACCCTGACGATCAGCGGTATGGCGTGCGGCTACACCGGCCCGGGCGTCAAGGGCGTGCTGCCGTCGGAGGCCGTGGTACGCCTGGAGGCGCGGCTGGTCGCCGATCAGGACCCCGACGACATCTTCGCCAAGGTCGCCCGGCACGTGCGCCGCTATGCCCCTGACGTCGAGGTCCGCCTCCTCTCCCGCTCCGCGCCGCAGAAGACGTCGCCGGAGTTGCCGGTGTCGCAGGCCATCGTGGCAGCGATCGCGGATGCCTACGGGGTTGAGCCGGTGGTCAAGCCGGTGCTGGGCGCATCCGCCCCGAGCTATCTCTTCGCCGAGACGCTGGGGCTGCCGGTGATCTGGGCCACCTACGCGAACTACGACGAGAACAACCACTCGCCGAACGAGAACATCACGGTCGAGTGCTTCCTGAACGGCATCGTCGCCAGTGCGCTGGTCTTCGACCGCGTGGCGAAGCTCGACCCGGCACAGCTCCGGTCCTAG
- the aceB gene encoding malate synthase A: MMANGIRVVGPMTSEYAEILTPEALAFVERLHREFNPRREELLRLRQERQAKILAGGTLDFLPETRDVREGEWSVAPAPADLNDRRVEITGPVDRKMIINALNSGAKVFMADFEDANSPTWANIVEGQRNLRDAVRRTISFENPDGRRYELRDETATLVVRPRGWHLVERHVEVDGQPVSASLFDFGLYFFHNAAELIARGSGPYFYLPKLQGHLEARLWNDVFRSAQDALVIPQGTIRATVLVETIWAAFEMDEILYELREHASGLNAGRWDYIFSVIKTFRDRPDAILPDRAQVTMTVPFMRTYTELLVRTCHRRGAHAIGGMAAFIPSRRDPKVNEVALAKVREDKEREAGDGFDGTWVAHPDLVPVAQAEFDRVLGDRPHQKDRLREDVQVTAADLLAFQVPGGTITEEGIRNNVSVALQYINSWLQGVGAAAIFNLMEDAATAEISRAQLWQWLHHGARTAGGGQFTAERYERIRDEELAKLGGRDTQRYADAAEILDSLVLSESFTDFLTVPAYALLE; the protein is encoded by the coding sequence ATGATGGCGAACGGGATCCGTGTCGTGGGGCCGATGACGAGCGAGTACGCGGAGATCCTCACGCCGGAGGCACTGGCCTTTGTCGAGCGGCTGCATAGGGAGTTCAACCCGCGGCGGGAGGAGTTGCTGCGCCTGCGGCAGGAGCGACAGGCGAAGATCCTGGCCGGGGGCACGCTCGATTTCCTGCCGGAGACGCGCGACGTGCGCGAGGGGGAGTGGTCCGTCGCCCCTGCGCCGGCCGACCTGAACGACCGGCGGGTGGAGATTACCGGGCCGGTCGACCGCAAGATGATCATCAACGCGCTCAACTCCGGCGCCAAGGTCTTCATGGCCGACTTCGAGGACGCAAACTCGCCGACCTGGGCCAACATCGTGGAGGGGCAGCGCAACCTGCGGGACGCGGTGCGGCGCACGATTTCGTTCGAAAACCCCGACGGGCGGCGCTATGAGCTGCGGGACGAGACGGCGACGCTGGTGGTGCGGCCGCGCGGCTGGCACCTGGTGGAGCGGCATGTCGAGGTGGACGGACAGCCGGTGTCGGCCAGCCTGTTCGATTTCGGCCTCTACTTCTTCCACAACGCAGCCGAATTGATCGCGCGAGGGAGCGGGCCGTACTTCTACCTGCCGAAGCTGCAGGGTCATCTCGAGGCGCGCCTCTGGAACGACGTCTTTCGCTCGGCGCAGGACGCACTCGTTATTCCGCAGGGCACGATCCGGGCGACGGTGCTGGTCGAGACGATCTGGGCCGCGTTCGAGATGGACGAGATCCTCTACGAACTCCGCGAGCACGCATCTGGGTTGAACGCGGGGCGGTGGGACTACATCTTCAGCGTGATCAAGACGTTCCGCGACCGACCCGACGCGATCCTCCCCGATCGGGCGCAGGTGACGATGACGGTGCCGTTCATGCGTACCTACACCGAGTTGCTGGTGCGGACCTGCCACCGCCGCGGCGCCCACGCCATTGGCGGCATGGCGGCGTTCATCCCGAGCCGGCGCGACCCGAAGGTGAACGAGGTGGCGCTGGCCAAGGTGCGGGAGGACAAGGAGCGCGAGGCGGGCGACGGGTTTGACGGCACCTGGGTGGCCCACCCCGACCTGGTGCCGGTGGCGCAGGCGGAGTTCGACCGGGTTCTCGGCGATCGGCCCCACCAGAAGGACCGGCTGCGAGAGGATGTGCAGGTGACGGCAGCGGACCTGCTCGCATTCCAGGTGCCGGGTGGCACGATCACCGAGGAGGGCATCCGCAACAATGTGAGCGTGGCGCTACAGTACATCAACTCCTGGCTGCAGGGCGTTGGCGCCGCGGCGATCTTCAACCTGATGGAGGACGCAGCCACGGCCGAGATCTCGCGAGCGCAGCTCTGGCAGTGGCTCCACCACGGTGCCCGCACTGCCGGTGGCGGGCAGTTCACCGCCGAACGCTACGAGCGTATCCGGGATGAGGAACTGGCGAAGCTTGGCGGGCGCGACACGCAACGCTATGCCGACGCGGCTGAGATCCTGGATTCGTTGGTCCTGAGCGAGTCGTTCACCGACTTCCTGACTGTCCCGGCCTACGCGCTGCTGGAGTGA
- a CDS encoding electron transfer flavoprotein subunit beta/FixA family protein gives MKICVTVKQVPDPNLPMQVDPATHRLVRNPDQSILDPADEYGVETALRLVEEHGGEVVVISMGPPTAADALRRAMAMGADRAILITDEALAGSDARATARALAAVIRDEQPDLVICAIEATDAYTGMVPGMLAEFLDLPQLTFARQVAVEGQTITVHRDIEGATQVLQAQLPALLTVTASIAEPRYPSFKGVMAAKRKPIDERDLAALGLEAGTVGAAGAAERVLAVEEVREEKQGQMVTDDGAGSSVEAIVAFLERIQVV, from the coding sequence ATGAAGATCTGTGTGACGGTCAAGCAGGTGCCGGACCCGAACCTGCCGATGCAGGTGGATCCGGCCACCCACCGCCTGGTGCGCAACCCGGATCAGTCGATCCTCGACCCGGCCGATGAGTACGGGGTCGAGACGGCGCTGCGCCTGGTGGAGGAGCACGGCGGTGAGGTCGTGGTGATCAGTATGGGCCCGCCAACTGCAGCCGATGCGCTGCGGCGCGCCATGGCGATGGGGGCTGACCGCGCCATCCTCATCACCGACGAGGCGCTGGCCGGGTCGGATGCCCGAGCCACGGCCCGCGCCCTGGCCGCGGTGATCCGGGACGAGCAGCCGGATTTGGTGATCTGCGCCATCGAGGCCACCGATGCTTACACCGGGATGGTGCCCGGCATGCTCGCGGAGTTTCTGGATCTACCCCAGCTCACCTTCGCCCGGCAGGTCGCGGTCGAGGGTCAGACGATCACCGTACATCGCGACATCGAGGGCGCCACGCAGGTGCTGCAGGCGCAGCTCCCGGCGCTGCTCACCGTCACCGCCAGCATCGCCGAGCCGCGCTACCCCTCCTTCAAGGGCGTCATGGCCGCCAAGCGCAAGCCGATTGACGAGCGGGACCTGGCCGCCTTGGGGCTGGAGGCCGGGACTGTCGGCGCCGCGGGCGCTGCCGAGCGTGTCCTGGCGGTCGAGGAGGTCCGCGAGGAAAAGCAGGGGCAGATGGTGACCGACGACGGCGCGGGCAGCAGCGTCGAGGCGATCGTGGCGTTCCTCGAGCGCATTCAGGTGGTGTAG
- a CDS encoding electron transfer flavoprotein subunit alpha/FixB family protein: MATRRVWVWTELTDGAPQRPSLELLTAARGLGEAAAVLLAPAGAEVIATLGAHGAAVVYHGDDAIYTQYAVEPQVAALAALIAAEAPDLLLFPSTFTARDVLARLAGRLGAGVIANATSVRFEGERLTATVPYAGAYQASVTLEGSAPYLVQVRPKAYPVEPVGGQAEVRPVATALDPASCRVRVVETVPQVAEGPNLEEAEVIVAGGRGLGKAENFRLLEELARQLGGAVGASRAVVDAGWVPYSYQIGQTGKTVKPNLYIACGISGAIQHLAGMKGSKHVIAINQDPDAAIFEIADLGVVGDVLTIVPKLTERLAGR; the protein is encoded by the coding sequence ATGGCCACACGACGGGTCTGGGTCTGGACCGAGCTGACGGATGGCGCCCCGCAGCGCCCCTCGCTCGAGTTGTTGACCGCGGCACGCGGGTTGGGGGAGGCCGCCGCGGTGCTGCTGGCACCGGCCGGCGCGGAGGTCATCGCCACGCTGGGGGCGCATGGCGCGGCCGTGGTCTACCATGGGGACGACGCCATCTACACGCAGTACGCCGTTGAGCCGCAGGTGGCAGCGCTGGCGGCGCTGATCGCGGCCGAGGCGCCCGACCTGCTCCTCTTCCCCAGCACCTTCACCGCGCGCGATGTGCTCGCGCGTCTGGCCGGGCGGCTGGGGGCCGGGGTGATCGCCAACGCGACCAGCGTGCGCTTCGAGGGCGAGCGGCTGACGGCGACGGTCCCCTACGCCGGTGCGTATCAAGCGAGCGTGACCCTGGAGGGGTCGGCGCCGTACCTGGTGCAGGTGCGGCCGAAGGCGTACCCGGTCGAGCCGGTGGGCGGGCAGGCCGAGGTGCGGCCGGTGGCGACGGCGCTGGACCCGGCGTCGTGCCGGGTGAGAGTGGTCGAGACGGTGCCGCAGGTGGCCGAGGGGCCGAACCTGGAAGAGGCCGAAGTGATCGTGGCCGGCGGCCGTGGGCTGGGCAAGGCGGAGAACTTCCGCTTGCTGGAGGAGCTGGCCCGGCAGCTCGGCGGGGCCGTGGGGGCCAGCCGTGCGGTGGTGGATGCCGGTTGGGTGCCCTACAGCTATCAGATTGGGCAGACGGGCAAGACGGTCAAGCCGAACCTCTACATTGCCTGTGGTATCTCCGGGGCGATCCAGCACCTGGCGGGGATGAAGGGGAGCAAGCACGTCATCGCGATCAACCAGGATCCGGACGCGGCCATCTTCGAGATTGCCGATCTCGGGGTGGTGGGCGATGTGCTGACCATCGTGCCCAAGCTGACCGAGCGGCTGGCGGGGCGGTAG
- a CDS encoding UvrD-helicase domain-containing protein, with product MASVASTLSLTTQFLYELAELPPDHKKRILRRIEELRLDPRPDGRAKVRYQGYQDVYRLKVHPYRVLYRWEGYDVTVLTVGHRRDVYRGELPVDAEAPYRLIDGSELLLASVIGPHSDTVWAESIHHAVDVTSGTEPGDSHPEQHPGDMPPLPERPHDALADDADDLLSPPITPDLLDRIGITDPNQRAILLECRTEGQLLGATVPPEVIEAVIDALWPEDEEDEEIDDSAPSLDAALDAPAYIIDDLCELDLIEWERGQAPLQWRLRLDPQQQEIVQAIANGPGPFVVRGGPGSGKTTVALYATRAFLESARARGIRFPRLLYVTYTRSLAKVAEDQLRIVLGPDAGRVRVSTVDSLVIKLARCQEPDLQIADDEWLGTLFERARQEAFAQLLSPEAAQLRREARALAKLSNAYLLQEIEVIIENQGIESLEKFLTADRKGRGIGLTQVQRAAVWRLRETFYRLLAEEGRTTWALARRKALQAAREGLAPEAYDAVLVDEVQDLNPLSLQVVLSLCRSPEWVLLVGDTGQSIYWGGMRWQQVLSTLSSSVKGWTLRRGHRGTPGIHRAAAAYLQHGGAGVPDGTLIESHRRQRTERLPALLRVRSPQLIYPALVEWLEEAMDTIGAQRQDCAVLVPTNREAEIVTDELLRLGLDARFVRRGDSINFARSEVPVMTWSNAKGQEFPIVAVTSMTWAVPGLRNVEVPEERQELIDRWRRTAYVAMTRATEALAVVVPTSADSPLLDGLGGDLWDVRECTAPPRSHDLRANSSRSLTV from the coding sequence ATGGCGAGTGTGGCGTCTACTCTCTCGCTGACAACCCAGTTTCTCTACGAGTTGGCAGAGCTACCGCCGGATCACAAGAAGCGCATCTTGCGACGGATAGAAGAGCTACGCCTTGATCCGCGGCCCGACGGCAGGGCCAAGGTTCGTTATCAAGGCTATCAAGACGTGTATCGCTTGAAAGTGCATCCGTATCGCGTTCTCTACCGCTGGGAAGGGTACGATGTCACGGTGCTGACGGTCGGGCACCGACGCGACGTGTACCGAGGAGAGCTCCCGGTTGACGCTGAGGCGCCCTACCGGCTGATCGATGGCTCGGAGTTGCTACTCGCCAGCGTGATCGGGCCGCATTCCGATACGGTGTGGGCGGAGTCGATCCACCACGCCGTCGACGTCACGTCGGGTACCGAGCCTGGTGACTCGCATCCGGAACAACATCCCGGCGATATGCCCCCGTTGCCGGAACGCCCCCATGATGCGCTTGCCGACGATGCGGATGACCTTCTCTCCCCCCCGATCACACCGGATCTTCTCGACCGGATCGGGATCACTGATCCTAACCAGCGCGCGATCCTGCTCGAGTGTCGAACGGAAGGACAACTGCTGGGCGCAACGGTGCCGCCGGAGGTGATCGAAGCAGTCATCGATGCACTCTGGCCGGAAGATGAAGAAGATGAGGAGATCGATGACTCCGCACCGAGCCTGGACGCTGCGCTCGATGCGCCCGCGTACATCATCGATGATCTCTGCGAACTTGACCTCATCGAGTGGGAGCGTGGTCAGGCACCGCTCCAATGGCGCTTGCGGCTGGACCCGCAGCAGCAGGAGATCGTCCAGGCGATCGCTAACGGTCCTGGACCGTTCGTGGTGCGCGGTGGTCCGGGTAGCGGCAAGACGACGGTCGCACTGTATGCGACGAGGGCATTCCTCGAGTCGGCGCGGGCACGTGGCATCCGCTTCCCCAGGCTCCTCTACGTGACCTACACGCGCTCGCTGGCGAAAGTGGCCGAGGATCAGTTGCGGATCGTGCTTGGTCCAGATGCTGGCCGGGTCAGAGTGAGCACCGTCGACTCACTGGTCATCAAACTCGCTCGCTGTCAAGAGCCCGATCTCCAGATCGCCGATGATGAGTGGTTGGGCACGCTGTTCGAGCGGGCTCGGCAGGAGGCGTTCGCCCAACTCCTATCGCCCGAGGCGGCGCAACTGCGCCGGGAGGCCCGCGCCTTGGCTAAGCTGAGCAATGCCTATCTCTTGCAAGAGATCGAGGTGATTATCGAGAACCAGGGGATCGAGTCATTGGAGAAGTTCCTCACCGCGGATCGAAAAGGCCGGGGGATCGGGCTGACCCAGGTGCAGCGTGCGGCAGTTTGGCGCCTCCGTGAAACGTTTTATCGCTTGCTCGCTGAAGAAGGCCGAACTACCTGGGCACTGGCACGGCGGAAGGCACTCCAGGCAGCGCGCGAGGGGCTGGCCCCCGAGGCGTATGATGCTGTGCTCGTGGACGAGGTGCAGGACCTGAATCCCTTGAGTCTCCAGGTGGTTCTCAGTTTGTGCCGGTCCCCGGAGTGGGTTCTGCTGGTCGGCGATACCGGTCAGTCGATCTACTGGGGTGGAATGCGCTGGCAACAAGTGCTCTCCACCTTATCCTCATCGGTCAAGGGCTGGACGCTGCGGCGAGGGCACCGTGGAACTCCGGGTATCCACCGCGCTGCGGCAGCCTACCTCCAGCACGGTGGCGCCGGTGTACCGGACGGCACCCTTATCGAGAGCCACCGGCGTCAGCGCACAGAACGCCTCCCGGCCCTACTGCGAGTCCGCAGTCCTCAGCTCATATACCCTGCTCTGGTGGAGTGGCTGGAAGAAGCGATGGACACCATTGGAGCTCAGCGACAAGATTGCGCGGTCCTCGTTCCGACCAATCGGGAAGCAGAGATCGTTACTGATGAGCTTCTCCGACTTGGTCTAGACGCGCGCTTCGTCAGGCGCGGTGATTCGATCAACTTCGCGCGGTCGGAAGTACCAGTCATGACATGGTCCAACGCGAAGGGCCAAGAGTTCCCCATCGTTGCCGTCACCAGCATGACCTGGGCCGTGCCAGGGCTTAGGAATGTGGAGGTTCCTGAGGAGCGGCAGGAACTCATCGACCGGTGGCGACGCACTGCTTACGTCGCGATGACGCGGGCGACCGAGGCGCTCGCGGTGGTGGTGCCTACGTCCGCCGACTCCCCACTGCTGGATGGCTTAGGCGGCGACCTGTGGGACGTGCGTGAGTGCACGGCCCCGCCCCGGAGCCATGACCTCCGAGCGAACTCCAGTCGCTCCCTCACCGTTTGA
- a CDS encoding Ldh family oxidoreductase — protein sequence MLGGRHGIQREWHAQYYVSHPWAIGVPAAGRLPMVYDAATSTIAEGKVRQAQAKGLPLPPGCILDRHGAPSDVPGDLYDGGMLLPLGGSVAGHKGYGFALAAALLGGLAMSADGAQDPDAPANPNISGVLVLVLDPAAFGNTAHFAERAGAVLDAATRVTPVPGVERVLIPGEPEAQARSERHRTGIPVPELVWRELEQLAAQFAVELPEHRVE from the coding sequence GTGCTAGGAGGACGACATGGCATCCAGCGCGAATGGCACGCCCAGTATTACGTATCGCACCCCTGGGCGATCGGCGTCCCCGCTGCTGGGCGACTTCCCATGGTCTACGACGCCGCCACGTCGACGATCGCCGAGGGCAAAGTGCGCCAGGCCCAGGCGAAGGGGCTGCCCCTACCGCCTGGGTGTATTCTCGATCGGCATGGCGCGCCAAGCGATGTGCCCGGTGATCTGTACGACGGTGGGATGCTCCTGCCGCTGGGTGGATCCGTCGCGGGACACAAGGGATATGGATTTGCGCTAGCAGCGGCGCTCCTCGGCGGTTTGGCGATGAGCGCGGACGGTGCACAAGACCCCGATGCCCCTGCCAATCCGAACATCAGTGGTGTGTTGGTGCTTGTGCTTGATCCGGCGGCCTTTGGCAACACTGCACATTTCGCGGAACGGGCGGGAGCCGTCCTCGATGCCGCCACGCGGGTGACACCGGTCCCCGGCGTCGAACGCGTCCTCATCCCGGGTGAGCCTGAGGCACAGGCCCGGAGCGAGCGTCATCGGACCGGGATCCCGGTCCCGGAGCTCGTCTGGCGGGAACTAGAGCAGCTAGCAGCTCAGTTCGCGGTGGAGCTGCCGGAACACCGCGTGGAGTGA
- a CDS encoding DUF3830 family protein — protein sequence MGRVRITVGSLEFVAQWEEEAAPKTCAAFRELLPFQSKLIQARWSGESAWVPLGDFQLGVGFENATSYPAPGEILFYPGGYSETEILVPYGPTCFASKLGQLAGNHFLTIVEGRERLPELGRLVVWEGAQDITFTAMD from the coding sequence ATGGGGCGCGTCCGGATCACGGTCGGTTCGTTAGAGTTTGTGGCCCAGTGGGAGGAGGAGGCCGCGCCGAAGACGTGCGCGGCCTTCCGAGAACTGCTGCCGTTCCAGAGCAAGTTGATCCAGGCCCGGTGGAGCGGTGAGTCGGCCTGGGTGCCGCTCGGGGACTTCCAGCTCGGCGTCGGGTTCGAGAACGCGACGAGCTATCCGGCTCCGGGCGAGATTCTCTTCTACCCCGGTGGCTACAGCGAGACGGAAATTCTGGTACCCTACGGTCCTACCTGCTTTGCCAGCAAGCTGGGGCAACTGGCGGGGAATCACTTCCTGACCATCGTCGAGGGACGGGAGCGGCTTCCGGAGCTCGGCCGGCTGGTGGTCTGGGAGGGCGCCCAGGACATTACCTTCACCGCGATGGACTGA